The following are encoded together in the Lathyrus oleraceus cultivar Zhongwan6 chromosome 3, CAAS_Psat_ZW6_1.0, whole genome shotgun sequence genome:
- the LOC127128250 gene encoding heat shock 70 kDa protein 4, with protein MAKNYEGPAIGIDLGTTYSCVAVWNDQNNRAEIIHNDQGNNTTPSFVAFTDSQRLVGDSAHNQAASNPANTIFDAKRLIGRKYSDSVIQNDMQLWPFKVVAGNDDNPVVVVHFKNEEKCFVAEEISSMILMKMREIAEKFLESEVTNAVITVPAYFNDSQRKATKDAGAIAGLNVIRILNEPTAAALAYGLQKRANCVEERNILVFDLGGGTFDVSLLTVKNNAFDVKATAGDTHLGGEDFDNRMVNHFVKEFKRKNKIDISENPKALRRMRTSCERAKRTLSFDTMASVEIDAISQGKDFRSSISRAKFEQLNMDLFAKCITTVESCLIDAVMEKSSVHDVVLVGGSSRIPKVQQLLQDFFNGIDLCMSINPDEAVAYGAAALAASYSKGFKNDIQNFVLREVTPLSLGILTNEDTMSVVIPRNTAIPTRKKKVYFTRKHSKPSALIKIYEGERTRASDNNLLGLFTIRGFPGDGRSFPFNVYFEVDDDGILTVCAEEETTGNKNEITITNDKGRLSTEQIMKMVEAAEKYKAEDKMYQKKVTAMNALEDYVDEIMNALEDSDASVNLCRLDKKKINLAIRDARNLLDNSQQKEAESFEDYLKKLECMVGPVLKID; from the exons ATGGCCAAAAATTATGAGGGTCCTGCTATCGGAATTGATCTTGGCACAACCTATTCATGTGTTGCTGTATGGAATGATCAAAACAACAGAGCTGAGATTATACACAATGATCAAGGTAACAACACGACGCCTTCTTTTGTAGCTTTCACTGACTCTCAAAGGTTGGTTGGTGATTCTGCCCATAATCAAGCTGCTTCAAACCCTGCCAACACTATCTTCG ATGCAAAGAGGTTGATTGGAAGGAAATACAGTGATTCTGTTATTCAGAACGACATGCAATTGTGGCCATTTAAGGTTGTTGCTGGAAATGACGACAACCCCGTGGTTGTTGTTCATTTCAAGAATGAAGAAAAGTGTTTTGTTGCCGAGGAAATTTCATCGATGATTCTCATGAAAATGCGGGAGATTGCGGAGAAATTTTTAGAATCAGAAGTTACAAATGCAGTGATTACTGTGCCAGCTTATTTCAATGATTCTCAGCGAAAAGCCACCAAAGATGCTGGTGCCATAGCTGGACTCAATGTGATAAGGATACTCAATGAACCAACCGCTGCTGCTCTTGCATATGGGCTTCAGAAGCGAGCCAATTGTGTTGAAGAGAGAAATATTTTAGTATTTGATCTCGGTGGTGGAACTTTTGATGTGTCTCTTCTCACAGTTAAAAACAATGCCTTTGATGTCAAGGCAACTGCTGGTGATACTCACCTTGGAGGAGAGGACTTTGATAACCGAATGGTGAATCACTTTGTGAAGGAGTTCAAGAGGAAGAACAAAATTGACATTAGTGAGAACCCAAAAGCCTTGAGAAGGATGAGAACATCTTGTGAAAGGGCAAAGAGAACACTTTCATTTGATACCATGGCCAGTGTCGAGATAGATGCCATAAGTCAAGGTAAAGACTTTCGTTCATCCATTAGTCGAGCCAAGTTTGAGCAACTCAACATGGACCTCTTTGCAAAGTGTATCACGACAGTTGAGAGTTGTCTCATTGATGCTGTGATGGAAAAGAGTAGTGTTCATGATGTTGTCCTTGTTGGTGGCTCGTCTCGGATTCCCAAAGTTCAGCAACTACTACAAGACTTTTTTAATGGAATTGATCTGTGTATGAGCATCAACCCTGACGAAGCTGTCGCGTACGGTGCAGCCGCTTTGGCTGCATCGTATAGCAAAGGCTTTAAGAATGATATTCAAAATTTTGTGCTGCGTGAAGTTACACCACTGTCTTTAGGTATATTGACAAATGAAGATACCATGAGTGTGGTTATTCCTAGGAATACTGCCATTCCAACAAGAAAGAAAAAAGTATACTTCACTAGGAAACATTCCAAACCCTCTGCTTTGATCAAAATTTATGAGGGTGAGAGGACAAGAGCAAGTGATAACAACTTATTGGGTTTGTTTACGATTCGCGGCTTCCCTGGTGACGGTCGGAGTTTCCCTTTTAATGTCTATTTTGAAGTTGATGATGATGGAATCTTAACTGTATGTGCTGAAGAAGAAACTACTGGAAATAAGAATGAGATTACCATAACCAATGACAAAGGAAGACTATCGACTGAACAAATTATGAAAATGGTTGAGGCAGCTGAGAAATACAAGGCTGAAGATAAGATGTATCAGAAGAAAGTTACTGCCATGAATGCTTTGGAAGATTATGTTGATGAGATAATGAATGCTTTAGAAGATAGTGACGCAAGTGTCAATCTTTGTCGATTAGATAAAAAGAAGATCAATTTGGCAATTAGAGATGCAAGAAACTTACTTGATAATAGCCAGCAGAAAGAGGCAGAATCGTTTGAGGATTATTTGAAGAAGTTAGAGTGCATGGTAGGACCTGTTCTCAAGATTGACTAG